Below is a window of Mycolicibacterium chitae DNA.
GGACGCCGACGAGGAGGACTTCGATCCGATCGACCTCGACGACTCCGACGACGATGACTCGGAAGACGAGGACGACGACTCGGACGACGACGAGGACGATGATGAGGACGACGAGGACGAGGACGATGATGAGGACGCCCCGCCTCCGGTTTCGGTCGGTCGGCACCGGCGGCGCCGCTCGGCGGCCCGGCCCGCCGGCCCGCCGGCCTGACGACTGGGCGGTTTGACCCTCTACCCGCTGGTCACGTAACCTTGAGCAGTTGTCTGCAGGCCCCGTGGGCCCGCAGCGGCGGACGGCGGCGGTGAAAGCCGCGGCTCCGCACCCCGACCCGCGCTCGCAGCCTCCGGGTGGCGCGCGCCCGCTAGACCCAGACGAACGTAAAGGAACAGGGCAAACGATGGCGACATATGCAATCGTCAAGACCGGTGGCAAGCAGTACAAGGTTGCCGCCGGCGACGTGCTCAAGGTCGAGAAGCTCGAGGTCGAGCCCGGCGCCACGGTCGAGCTGCCCGTTGCCCTGGTGGTCGATGGCGCCAAGGTCACCAGCGACGCCAAGGATCTGGCCAAGGTCGCCGTCACCGGTGAGGTGCTCGAGCACATCAAGGGCAAGAAGATCCGCATCCACAAGTTCAAGAACAAGACCGGCTATCACAAGCGGCAGGGCCACCGTCAGCCTCTGACGGTGCTCAAGGTCACCGGCATCAAGTAACGACGGAGCGAACGACATGGCACACAAAAAGGGCGCTTCCAGCTCACGTAACGGTCGCGATTCGAACGCCCAGCGGCTCGGCGTGAAGCGGTTCGGCGGGCAGGTCGTCAAGGCCGGCGAGATCCTGGTCCGTCAGCGCGGCACGCACTTCCATCCCGGCGTCAACGTCGGCCGTGGCGGCGACGACACGCTGTTCGCGCTCTCGGCCGGTTCGGTCGAGTTCGGCAGCAAGCGGGGTCGCAAGACCGTCAACATCGTCCCGGCGGACGCGTAACCACCCGAGGACTTCCCCGCGATGTGAAGCTGCTGCGAGTTCTCGTCTCCTCGCGCTAGCTTCACATTCGACGAAAGGTTGTCCCCATGCCCCGGTTTGTCGACCGCGTGGTGATTCACGCGCGGGCAGGTTCCGGCGGTAATGGTTGCGCCTCGGTGCACCGCGAGAAGTTCAAGCCCCTCGGCGGGCCCGACGGCGGCAACGGCGGTCGCGGCGGCAGCATCGTGCTGGTCGTCGATCCGCAGGTGCACACGCTGCTCGACTTTCATTTCCACCCGCACGTGGTGGCGCCCTCGGGCAAGCAGGGCGCCGGCAGCAACCGCGACGGCGCCGCCGGTACCGATCTCGAGGTCAAGGTGCCCGACGGCACCGTCGTCCTCGACGAACAGGGGAACCTGCTGGCCGATCTGGTCGGCGCCGGGACCCGGTTCGAGGCGGCCGCCGGCGGTCGCGGCGGGCTGGGCAACGCGGCGCTGGCTTCCCGTGCGCGCAAGGCCCCGGGCTTCGCCCTGCTCGGTGAGAAGGGCGACGAGCGCGACCTGACCCTGGAACTGAAGACCGTGGCCGACGTCGGCCTGGTCGGGTTCCCGTCGGCCGGCAAGTCATCGCTGGTCTCCACCATCTCCGCCGCCAAACCCAAGGTGGCCGACTATCCGTTCACCACCCTGGTGCCCAACCTGGGTGTGGTGTCGGCGGGGGAGAACACCTTCACCGTTGCCGACGTGCCCGGCCTGATCCCGGGCGCCTCGGAGGGGCGCGGCCTCGGGTTGGACTTCCTGCGCCACCTCGAGCGGTGCGCGGTGCTGGTGCACGTCGTCGACTGCGCCACCTTGGAACCCGGGCGCGACCCGATCTCCGACATCGACGCGCTCGAGGCCGAACTCGCGGCGTATCAGCCGTCCCTGCAGAGCGATTCGGCGCTGGGTGACCTGGCCGAGCGGCCGCGCGCGGTGGTGCTCAACAAGATCGACATTCCCGACGCCAAGGAGTTGGCCGAGCTCGTCCGCCCCGATCTCGAGGAGCGCGGCTGGCCGATCTTCGAGATCTCGACGGTGAGCCGAGAAGGATTGCGGCCGTTGATCTTCGGGCTGTGGGATATGGTCGCGGCCTATCGCGCCGCGCAGCCGGTGCTGGAACCGCGCCGGCCGGTGATCCGGCCGGTCCCGGTCAACGAGACCAGCTTCTCGGTCGAACCCGACGGGCAGGGCGGCTTCCTGGTGCGCGGCGCCCGGCCTGAGCGGTGGATCGCCCAGACCAACTTCGACAACGACGAGGCCGTGGGCTATCTGGCGGACCGGCTGGCGCGCCTCGGGGTGGAGGACCAGTTGCTGAAGCTCGGCGCCGAGCCGGGCGCCGAGGTGACCATCGGCGACATGACCTTCGACTGGGAACCGCAGACCGCGGCCGGGGTCGACGTCACGCCGACCGGCCGGGGCACCGATGCCCGCCTCGAACGCTCCGACCGGGTGGGCGCGGCCGAGCGCAAGGCCGCCCGCCGCGAGCGCCGGCTGTCCGACGACGACATGGACCGATGAGCCGGCACCGCGAGGCGATCCGGACCGCGCGTTCGGTTGTCGTCAAGATCGGTACGACGGCGCTGACCACGCCCACCGGCGAGTTCGACCCGTCCCGGCTGCAGTACCTGGCCGACTCGATCGAGGCCCGGATGCGCGCCGGCTCCGATGTTGTGATCGTGTCGTCAGGGGCGATCGCCGCGGGCCTCGAACCGCTCGGATTGTCCCGGCGCCCAGCCGATCTGGCGACCAAGCAGGCCGCGGCCAGCGTCGGTCAGGTGGCGCTGGTGAACTCGTGGAACGCGGCGTTCGGGCACTACGGCCGCACCGTCGGTCAGGTGCTGTTGACCGCGCACGACATCTCGATGCGCGTGCAGCACACCAACGCCCAGCGAACCCTGGACCGGCTGCGGTCGCTGCACGCGGTGGCCATCGTCAACGAGAACGACACCGTGGCCACCAATGAGATCCGGTTCGGCGACAACGACCGGCTCTCGGCGCTGGTGGCGCACCTGGTCGGCGCCGATGCGCTGATCCTGCTCAGCGACGTCGACGGTCTCTACGACGGGGACCCGCGCAAGGCCACCGCGGACGAGCCCGCGCGGTTCATCCCGGAGGTCGCCGGCCCCGACGACCTGGCGGATGTGACGGCCGGGCAGGGGTCGAGCCTGGGCACCGGGGGCATGGTGTCCAAGCTGTCGTCGGCCCTGCTGGCCGCCGACGCCGGCGTTCCGGTGCTGCTCGCGGCGGCCGCCGAGGCCAAGGCCGCGCTCTCGGACGCCTCGGTGGGCACGGTGTTCGCCCCGCGCGGCACCCGGATGTCGTCCCGCCGGTTCTGGGTGCGCTACGCCGCGGAGACCACCGGCGTGCTCACCCTCGACGAGGGCGCGGTGCGCGCGGTGGTGCAGCAGCGGCGTTCGCTGCTGCCGGCGGGGATCACCGCCGTCGCGGGCCGGTTCCTGGGCGGCGACGTCGTGGAACTGCACGCCCCGGACGCGACGGTGATCGGCCGCGGCGTGGTGGCCTATGACGCCACGGAACTGAGCACCATGCTGGGCCGCTCCACCGCGGATCTGCCCGCCGAGATGCGTCGGCCCGCCGTGCACGCCGACGACCTGGTCCCCGGCTAGCGATTTCGGTGCGCTCAGTCGCGCTCGCCGCAACCCAGCGCACCGAAATCACCGGTGAAATACAGCGTGCTCCAGACGATCTCGGTGAGTACGTCGGCCAGCTCGGCGTCGTAGGAGCCCGGCCGGTTGGGCAGATTCTGCTGGCAGGTCCGCTCCACCATCCAGGTCAGCGTGTCGGCGGTGGTGGCCGCCGGTAGCTGCGCGCGGATGCTGCCGTCGGCCTGACCGTCGGTGATCACCCGGGTCAGGCCGGTGCTCACCCCGCTCAGCAGTTCGCGGTAGGTGTCGCCGACGGCGGCGTCGTAGGGCGCGAGTTCGTTGAGCGCCACCAGCACCGGCTGATGTTGCCGGTAGACGACCCCATCGATCTGTCCTCGCGCGCGTTCTGGTCGACCACCGCCGTCGACCGCGAGCGCTCGTTCGCCGAACTGCGCGCCGAGCGCCCGGTGAGCTGGCATCCGCCGGTCGAGGATTCCCTGATGCCCGATCCCGAGGACAAGGGCTTCTGGGCGGTCACCCGCCACGCCGACATCGTCGAGGTCAGCCGCAACAGCGAGGTGTTCCTGTCGGGCCACGGCGTGCTCTTCGAGAACGTTCCGCAGGAACTGCTGGAGGCCTCGCAGTCCTTCCTGGCCATGGACCCGCCCCGGCACACCCTGATCCGCAAGGTGGTCCACTCCGCGTTCACCCCGCGTCAGGTGCGCCGCATCGAGGACTCGATCAAGGCCAGTGCCAAGGACATCGTCAGCGAACTGCGCGAGGCCGGTAGCGGCGCGGACTTCGTCAAGTACTGCTCGAAGGAACTGCCGTTGCGCACGCTGGCGGACATGGTCGGCATCCCCGAATCCGAACGCGTGCAGGTGGCC
It encodes the following:
- the rplU gene encoding 50S ribosomal protein L21; protein product: MATYAIVKTGGKQYKVAAGDVLKVEKLEVEPGATVELPVALVVDGAKVTSDAKDLAKVAVTGEVLEHIKGKKIRIHKFKNKTGYHKRQGHRQPLTVLKVTGIK
- the rpmA gene encoding 50S ribosomal protein L27; the encoded protein is MAHKKGASSSRNGRDSNAQRLGVKRFGGQVVKAGEILVRQRGTHFHPGVNVGRGGDDTLFALSAGSVEFGSKRGRKTVNIVPADA
- the obgE gene encoding GTPase ObgE gives rise to the protein MPRFVDRVVIHARAGSGGNGCASVHREKFKPLGGPDGGNGGRGGSIVLVVDPQVHTLLDFHFHPHVVAPSGKQGAGSNRDGAAGTDLEVKVPDGTVVLDEQGNLLADLVGAGTRFEAAAGGRGGLGNAALASRARKAPGFALLGEKGDERDLTLELKTVADVGLVGFPSAGKSSLVSTISAAKPKVADYPFTTLVPNLGVVSAGENTFTVADVPGLIPGASEGRGLGLDFLRHLERCAVLVHVVDCATLEPGRDPISDIDALEAELAAYQPSLQSDSALGDLAERPRAVVLNKIDIPDAKELAELVRPDLEERGWPIFEISTVSREGLRPLIFGLWDMVAAYRAAQPVLEPRRPVIRPVPVNETSFSVEPDGQGGFLVRGARPERWIAQTNFDNDEAVGYLADRLARLGVEDQLLKLGAEPGAEVTIGDMTFDWEPQTAAGVDVTPTGRGTDARLERSDRVGAAERKAARRERRLSDDDMDR
- the proB gene encoding glutamate 5-kinase, which gives rise to MSRHREAIRTARSVVVKIGTTALTTPTGEFDPSRLQYLADSIEARMRAGSDVVIVSSGAIAAGLEPLGLSRRPADLATKQAAASVGQVALVNSWNAAFGHYGRTVGQVLLTAHDISMRVQHTNAQRTLDRLRSLHAVAIVNENDTVATNEIRFGDNDRLSALVAHLVGADALILLSDVDGLYDGDPRKATADEPARFIPEVAGPDDLADVTAGQGSSLGTGGMVSKLSSALLAADAGVPVLLAAAAEAKAALSDASVGTVFAPRGTRMSSRRFWVRYAAETTGVLTLDEGAVRAVVQQRRSLLPAGITAVAGRFLGGDVVELHAPDATVIGRGVVAYDATELSTMLGRSTADLPAEMRRPAVHADDLVPG